From Candidatus Manganitrophus morganii, the proteins below share one genomic window:
- a CDS encoding tetratricopeptide repeat protein, producing the protein GNAYGDLGDHKRQLEYSEKALALSRDLFGERHPNTATYLNNTGNAYGDLGDHKRQLEYSEKALALSRDLFGERHPKTATYLNNIGNAYGALGDHKRQLEYSEKALALSRDLFGERHPDTATYLNNTGRAYGDLGDHKRQLEYSEKALAISRDLFGERHPNTATYLNNTGNAYGDLGDHKRQLEYSEKALALSRDLFGERHPKTATYLNNIGNAYGALGDHKRQLEYFEKALALSRDLFGEQLPNTATYFNNIGNAYGDLGDHKRQLEYLEKAMNLYNELLGPQHPKTACIIDDLASTLSKLNRRYDAYQLIDGFLKKLGSDHPKYTLLANHRKQLLSKPLRPGFRQPPSNGKGKKKKRRRE; encoded by the coding sequence GGAAATGCTTATGGAGATTTGGGCGATCACAAACGGCAGTTGGAATATTCTGAGAAAGCTTTAGCGCTTAGCAGAGATTTATTTGGAGAGCGACATCCAAATACGGCGACGTATCTTAATAATACTGGAAATGCTTATGGAGATTTGGGCGATCACAAACGGCAGTTGGAATATTCTGAGAAAGCTTTAGCGCTTAGCAGAGATTTATTTGGAGAGCGACATCCAAAGACGGCGACGTATCTTAACAATATAGGAAATGCTTATGGAGCTTTAGGCGATCACAAGCGGCAGCTGGAATATTCTGAGAAAGCTTTAGCGCTTAGCAGAGATTTATTTGGAGAGCGACATCCCGATACGGCGACGTATCTTAATAATACTGGAAGAGCTTATGGAGATTTGGGCGATCACAAACGGCAACTGGAATATTCTGAGAAAGCTTTAGCGATTAGCAGAGATTTATTTGGAGAGCGACATCCAAATACGGCGACGTATCTTAATAATACTGGAAATGCTTATGGAGATTTGGGCGATCACAAACGGCAGTTGGAATATTCTGAGAAAGCTTTAGCGCTTAGCAGAGATTTATTTGGAGAGCGACATCCAAAGACGGCGACGTATCTTAACAATATAGGAAATGCTTATGGAGCTTTAGGCGATCACAAACGGCAGCTGGAATATTTTGAGAAAGCTTTAGCGCTTAGCAGAGATTTATTTGGAGAGCAACTTCCAAATACGGCGACGTATTTTAACAATATAGGAAATGCTTATGGAGATTTGGGCGATCACAAACGGCAGTTGGAATATCTTGAAAAAGCTATGAACCTATATAATGAGCTACTCGGCCCACAACATCCTAAGACGGCTTGTATTATTGATGATCTGGCATCAACCCTTTCTAAACTCAACCGGCGTTATGATGCTTACCAGCTAATCGACGGATTCCTAAAGAAGCTCGGTAGTGATCACCCCAAATATACTTTACTTGCTAACCACAGAAAGCAACTGCTTTCTAAACCTCTACGTCCCGGGTTTCGCCAACCACCAAGTAATGGGAAAGGAAAGAAGAAAAAAAGGAGGAGAGAATAA